The proteins below are encoded in one region of Apostichopus japonicus isolate 1M-3 chromosome 22, ASM3797524v1, whole genome shotgun sequence:
- the LOC139963790 gene encoding golgin subfamily A member 2-like isoform X2: MADVSRQEKLAAARKKLQKFQQKKTPSSAPAALKAGKNAKGNKSVNPSKVSVNGRPNGPNSQNPPQKITDTPKGPNEKSHNSGSRPLSSAESLRQLSRQLNGLMNETPLVNGTDGIDYGGSNVKELEVRNQELAAEVDQHAHSNRDLLIQIEELKNHCKKLQDQLEKERQDFDKRTFKEQSALKEQLQVHIQTIGILVSEKSELQSLASQARGHLKQKAEEADNLSSRLKASRQRVAELERNLLSVNSSTNQLQKSREDIDKERESLQQEVRKLRKSSEELNQQNSELTSQLTTKTSENRQLINSVKELEERLSMSDLRVQQLAALSNQDTEGALQRMHEEKVEVENKLAQYAQAVQQLTAEREYLSRQYQTNTAQLQAHCQQLVEQVQLLSSQNNELASRQKELTDQIEVLKQPKDVEPMEAAEETGGKMSQQLLEELEKSNTEINRLHVLSSEQHSNNLQLSKLLEEKESKLEELESVVYRFKEDATDRKALLESIQNDKATISRAVAQNKDLKSQLEELQDAFVKMSENNMTLTTSLQSEQHQANEFKQQLEDRGAELENSQKELDSRTEVINEKDIELESLKKELLQHAQMADRAQHYAAHQPLVESLQKELGDAQEHLRALEEENNNLKAHVSLVGDVEGSSLNQSNGGEPNDIVAELSAIIRQLEADRDQLRTSFIEEEAQRRALQVQLNQSLEEQGDDFQKSVTQEAFETLQLAMEQLQARFTQVMREKVDLIERYQELEHVNMQLTGETETIGEYITLYHNQRSVLKRRQEERERFVTMLAREKESMQEKLNQLQNLVMQLLQEKKELHPYQFSQGSPEIPASFQDHPHAFKVHGQEETNGMDGSESADNEDIGEDWPSSSSDSEGNAEDGTTADQYHTANSIHVPSDNIPETEHTVHQIIQLLQQMGGSHNIDRGTILDRDFLPCKCCTGTMIDV; the protein is encoded by the exons ATGGCTGACGTTAGTAGGCAAGAGAAACTAGCAGCCGCCAGGAAAAAG CTGCAGAAATTTCAACAGAAGAAAACCCCATCAAGTGCTCCAGCTGCTCTTAAGGCTGGGAAGAATGCGAAAGGAAATAAGTCAGTAAATCCATCAAAAGTATCTGTGAATGGAAGGCCGAATGGGCCGAACAGCCAAAATCCTCCACAA aaAATAACTGATACCCCAAAAGGACCAAATGAGAAGTCACACAATTCTGGCTCAAG ACCGCTTTCATCTGCCGAAAGCCTGAGACAGCTCTCCAGACAGTTGAATGGACTTATGAATGAG ACACCTCTTGTTAATGGCACAGATGGCATTGATTATGGAGGTTCCAATGTAAAGGAACTTGAG GTACGGAATCAAGAACTCGCTGCGGAGGTGGACCAACATGCTCATTCCAACAGAGATCTCCTGATTCAGATCGAAGAACTG AAAAACCATTGTAAGAAACTCCAGGATCAGCTGGAAAAG GAAAGGCAAGACTTTGATAAGCGAACGTTCAAAGAGCAGAGTGCTCTGAAGGAGCAGTTACAAGTTCACATTCAAACTATAGGCATCCTAGTCTCTGAAAAGTCAGAGCTGCAGAGTTTGGCATCCCAGGCTCGAGGGCACTTGAAACAGAAAGCAG AAGAGGCTGACAATCTTTCAAGTCGGTTAAAAGCTTCCAGGCAAAGAGTAGCTGAATTGGAAAGGAATCTGCTGAGTGTTAACTCTTCCACAAATCAACTTCAGAAG TCCAGAGAGGATATAGACAAAGAAAGGGAGTCCTTGCAGCAAGAAGTTAGAAAATTAAG AAAATCTAGCGAAGAATTAAACCAGCAAAATTCAGAGCTTACCAGTCAATTAACAACAAAA actTCTGAAAATAGACAACTTATAAATTCTGTAAAAGAGTTAGAAGAGAGGCTAAGTATGTCAGACTTGAGAGTTCAGCAACTCGCTGCCCTGAGCAATCAAGACACAGAGGGCGCTCTCCAAAGAATGCATGAAGAGAAAGTAGAAGTAGAGAATAAACTAGCCCAA TATGCACAAGCTGTACAACAATTAACAGCAGAGCGAGAATATCTGTCCCGGCAATACCAAACAAACACGGCCCAATTACAAGCGCACTGCCAGCAACTTGTAGAACAG GTCCAGCTATTATCGTCCCAAAATAATGAATTAGCATCCAGACAAAAGGAACTTACAGACCAGATAGAAGTATTAAAACAGCCAAAAG ATGTGGAGCCAATGGAAGCCGCAGAAGAAACTGGAGGCAAGATGTCACAGCAATTACTTGAGGAACTTGAAAAATCAAACACAGAAATAAATAGACTTCACGTACTGAGTTCAGAGCAG CACTCTAACAATTTGCAATTGAGTAAGCTTCTGGAGGAGAAGGAATCTAAACTGGAAGAATTAGAGAGTGTGGTGTACAGATTTAAAGAGGATGCGACGGATAGGAAGGCATTATTGGAGAGCATACAGAACGACAAAGCCACCATAAGTAGGGCCGTGGCGCAGAACAAAGATTTAAAGTCACAACTCGAAGAACTTCAAGATGCCTTTGTGAAAATG AGTGAAAACAACATGACGTTGACCACGTCTCTCCAGTCCGAGCAACATCAAGCAAATGAGTTTAAGCAGCAACTGGAAGACAGAGGAGCAGAACTAGAGAATTCTCAGAAAGAG TTGGACAGCAGAACAGAAGTTATTAACGAGAAGGATATTGAGTTAGAGTCTTTAAAGAAGGAATTACTGCAGCATGCTCAGATGGCTGATAGAGCACAACACTATGCCGCCCACCAACCCCTCGTTGAGTCTCTCCAGAAAGAGCTAGGGGATGCCCAG GAGCACCTAAGAGCACTAGAAGAAGAGAACAATAACCTAAAAGCTCACGTCTCATTAGTGGGAGATGTAGAAGGATCATCATTAAATCAGTCCAATGGAGGAGAACCAAATGATATC GTCGCAGAACTTTCAGCCATTATACGTCAGCTGGAAGCTGATCGAGACCAACTCAGGACATCTTTCATTGAGGAGGAGGCACAGAGGAGAGCCCTTCAAGTACAGCTCAATCAGTCTCTAGAAGAGCAAG GTGACGATTTTCAGAAGTCTGTGACTCAAGAAGCCTTTGAAACTCTCCAGTTAGCGATGGAGCAACTCCAGGCCAGGTTTACGCAAGTGATGAGAGAGAAGGTGGATCTCATAGAAAGATACCAGGAATTGGAACATGTCAACATGCAGCTAACAGGAGAAACAGAAACAATAG GAGAGTACATTACCCTGTATCACAACCAGAGAAGTGTCTTGAAACGTAGACAGGAAGAACGAGAGAGATTTGTGACGATGTTAGCCAGAGAGAAGGAGAGCATGCAGGAGAAACTGAACCAGCTTCAGAATCTTGTGATGCAGTTACTCCAGGAGAAGAAAGAACTCCATCCATATCAGTTCAGCCAAGGGTCACCAGAAATACCAGCATCCTTCCAAGACCACCCACACGCTTTCAAGGTCCACGGCCAGGAGGAGACGAATGGGATGGATGGATCAGAAAGCGCGGACAATGAAG ACATCGGAGAGGACTGGCCGTCGTCTTCCTCCGACAGTGAAGGGAACGCAGAGGACGGAACCACGGCAGACCAGTATCACACTGCCAACAGCATCCATGTGCCTTCAGATAACATTCCAGAAACAGAGCATACTGTCCATCAAATCATTCAACTCCTTCAACAGATGGGCGGCTCCCATAACATCGATAGAGGGACCATACTCGATAGAGACTTCTTGCCATGCAAATGTTGTACCGGGACCATGATCGATGTATGA
- the LOC139963790 gene encoding golgin subfamily A member 2-like isoform X1, with protein sequence MADVSRQEKLAAARKKLQKFQQKKTPSSAPAALKAGKNAKGNKSVNPSKVSVNGRPNGPNSQNPPQKITDTPKGPNEKSHNSGSRPLSSAESLRQLSRQLNGLMNETPLVNGTDGIDYGGSNVKELEVRNQELAAEVDQHAHSNRDLLIQIEELKNHCKKLQDQLEKERQDFDKRTFKEQSALKEQLQVHIQTIGILVSEKSELQSLASQARGHLKQKAEEADNLSSRLKASRQRVAELERNLLSVNSSTNQLQKSREDIDKERESLQQEVRKLRKSSEELNQQNSELTSQLTTKTSENRQLINSVKELEERLSMSDLRVQQLAALSNQDTEGALQRMHEEKVEVENKLAQYAQAVQQLTAEREYLSRQYQTNTAQLQAHCQQLVEQVQLLSSQNNELASRQKELTDQIEVLKQPKADVEPMEAAEETGGKMSQQLLEELEKSNTEINRLHVLSSEQHSNNLQLSKLLEEKESKLEELESVVYRFKEDATDRKALLESIQNDKATISRAVAQNKDLKSQLEELQDAFVKMSENNMTLTTSLQSEQHQANEFKQQLEDRGAELENSQKELDSRTEVINEKDIELESLKKELLQHAQMADRAQHYAAHQPLVESLQKELGDAQEHLRALEEENNNLKAHVSLVGDVEGSSLNQSNGGEPNDIVAELSAIIRQLEADRDQLRTSFIEEEAQRRALQVQLNQSLEEQGDDFQKSVTQEAFETLQLAMEQLQARFTQVMREKVDLIERYQELEHVNMQLTGETETIGEYITLYHNQRSVLKRRQEERERFVTMLAREKESMQEKLNQLQNLVMQLLQEKKELHPYQFSQGSPEIPASFQDHPHAFKVHGQEETNGMDGSESADNEDIGEDWPSSSSDSEGNAEDGTTADQYHTANSIHVPSDNIPETEHTVHQIIQLLQQMGGSHNIDRGTILDRDFLPCKCCTGTMIDV encoded by the exons ATGGCTGACGTTAGTAGGCAAGAGAAACTAGCAGCCGCCAGGAAAAAG CTGCAGAAATTTCAACAGAAGAAAACCCCATCAAGTGCTCCAGCTGCTCTTAAGGCTGGGAAGAATGCGAAAGGAAATAAGTCAGTAAATCCATCAAAAGTATCTGTGAATGGAAGGCCGAATGGGCCGAACAGCCAAAATCCTCCACAA aaAATAACTGATACCCCAAAAGGACCAAATGAGAAGTCACACAATTCTGGCTCAAG ACCGCTTTCATCTGCCGAAAGCCTGAGACAGCTCTCCAGACAGTTGAATGGACTTATGAATGAG ACACCTCTTGTTAATGGCACAGATGGCATTGATTATGGAGGTTCCAATGTAAAGGAACTTGAG GTACGGAATCAAGAACTCGCTGCGGAGGTGGACCAACATGCTCATTCCAACAGAGATCTCCTGATTCAGATCGAAGAACTG AAAAACCATTGTAAGAAACTCCAGGATCAGCTGGAAAAG GAAAGGCAAGACTTTGATAAGCGAACGTTCAAAGAGCAGAGTGCTCTGAAGGAGCAGTTACAAGTTCACATTCAAACTATAGGCATCCTAGTCTCTGAAAAGTCAGAGCTGCAGAGTTTGGCATCCCAGGCTCGAGGGCACTTGAAACAGAAAGCAG AAGAGGCTGACAATCTTTCAAGTCGGTTAAAAGCTTCCAGGCAAAGAGTAGCTGAATTGGAAAGGAATCTGCTGAGTGTTAACTCTTCCACAAATCAACTTCAGAAG TCCAGAGAGGATATAGACAAAGAAAGGGAGTCCTTGCAGCAAGAAGTTAGAAAATTAAG AAAATCTAGCGAAGAATTAAACCAGCAAAATTCAGAGCTTACCAGTCAATTAACAACAAAA actTCTGAAAATAGACAACTTATAAATTCTGTAAAAGAGTTAGAAGAGAGGCTAAGTATGTCAGACTTGAGAGTTCAGCAACTCGCTGCCCTGAGCAATCAAGACACAGAGGGCGCTCTCCAAAGAATGCATGAAGAGAAAGTAGAAGTAGAGAATAAACTAGCCCAA TATGCACAAGCTGTACAACAATTAACAGCAGAGCGAGAATATCTGTCCCGGCAATACCAAACAAACACGGCCCAATTACAAGCGCACTGCCAGCAACTTGTAGAACAG GTCCAGCTATTATCGTCCCAAAATAATGAATTAGCATCCAGACAAAAGGAACTTACAGACCAGATAGAAGTATTAAAACAGCCAAAAG CAGATGTGGAGCCAATGGAAGCCGCAGAAGAAACTGGAGGCAAGATGTCACAGCAATTACTTGAGGAACTTGAAAAATCAAACACAGAAATAAATAGACTTCACGTACTGAGTTCAGAGCAG CACTCTAACAATTTGCAATTGAGTAAGCTTCTGGAGGAGAAGGAATCTAAACTGGAAGAATTAGAGAGTGTGGTGTACAGATTTAAAGAGGATGCGACGGATAGGAAGGCATTATTGGAGAGCATACAGAACGACAAAGCCACCATAAGTAGGGCCGTGGCGCAGAACAAAGATTTAAAGTCACAACTCGAAGAACTTCAAGATGCCTTTGTGAAAATG AGTGAAAACAACATGACGTTGACCACGTCTCTCCAGTCCGAGCAACATCAAGCAAATGAGTTTAAGCAGCAACTGGAAGACAGAGGAGCAGAACTAGAGAATTCTCAGAAAGAG TTGGACAGCAGAACAGAAGTTATTAACGAGAAGGATATTGAGTTAGAGTCTTTAAAGAAGGAATTACTGCAGCATGCTCAGATGGCTGATAGAGCACAACACTATGCCGCCCACCAACCCCTCGTTGAGTCTCTCCAGAAAGAGCTAGGGGATGCCCAG GAGCACCTAAGAGCACTAGAAGAAGAGAACAATAACCTAAAAGCTCACGTCTCATTAGTGGGAGATGTAGAAGGATCATCATTAAATCAGTCCAATGGAGGAGAACCAAATGATATC GTCGCAGAACTTTCAGCCATTATACGTCAGCTGGAAGCTGATCGAGACCAACTCAGGACATCTTTCATTGAGGAGGAGGCACAGAGGAGAGCCCTTCAAGTACAGCTCAATCAGTCTCTAGAAGAGCAAG GTGACGATTTTCAGAAGTCTGTGACTCAAGAAGCCTTTGAAACTCTCCAGTTAGCGATGGAGCAACTCCAGGCCAGGTTTACGCAAGTGATGAGAGAGAAGGTGGATCTCATAGAAAGATACCAGGAATTGGAACATGTCAACATGCAGCTAACAGGAGAAACAGAAACAATAG GAGAGTACATTACCCTGTATCACAACCAGAGAAGTGTCTTGAAACGTAGACAGGAAGAACGAGAGAGATTTGTGACGATGTTAGCCAGAGAGAAGGAGAGCATGCAGGAGAAACTGAACCAGCTTCAGAATCTTGTGATGCAGTTACTCCAGGAGAAGAAAGAACTCCATCCATATCAGTTCAGCCAAGGGTCACCAGAAATACCAGCATCCTTCCAAGACCACCCACACGCTTTCAAGGTCCACGGCCAGGAGGAGACGAATGGGATGGATGGATCAGAAAGCGCGGACAATGAAG ACATCGGAGAGGACTGGCCGTCGTCTTCCTCCGACAGTGAAGGGAACGCAGAGGACGGAACCACGGCAGACCAGTATCACACTGCCAACAGCATCCATGTGCCTTCAGATAACATTCCAGAAACAGAGCATACTGTCCATCAAATCATTCAACTCCTTCAACAGATGGGCGGCTCCCATAACATCGATAGAGGGACCATACTCGATAGAGACTTCTTGCCATGCAAATGTTGTACCGGGACCATGATCGATGTATGA